The Phoenix dactylifera cultivar Barhee BC4 chromosome 12, palm_55x_up_171113_PBpolish2nd_filt_p, whole genome shotgun sequence genome has a window encoding:
- the LOC103719740 gene encoding type I inositol polyphosphate 5-phosphatase 10 isoform X2 has translation MTFRDDRRKKSLQSFFPKYFGMRGNKASRRNELSLNPSVDFRECPSVSTTASPALMKGFSDTDSNSRLGSISRNECSSLLQDNVDTQALRIFVATWNVGGKPPHSGLNFNDFIPADDHSDIYVLGFQEIVPLNAGNVLVIEDNEPAAKWLALINQALNRPSVDTDTLSRYTDSSSQASSLNASVSRDLKNSRDSLFFQKQSLKSGSKTFITEQGRRLKTCNCPSEVARTYYRDSCFRCPQAYISDDDSSDDEEEVTSSFSVADTASAVSITDSQRRYSLIASKQMVGIFVTVWVRRELVQHIGHLRLSCVGRGIMGYLGNKGCISVSMSLHQTTFCFVCSHLASGDKEGDEVRRNSDVTEILKNTNFRRICRRACRRIPQKILEHDRVIWLGDLNYRIALSYSETRMLLEDNNWDALLEKDQLKIEREAGRVFKGWKEGNIYFAPTYKYSNNSDAYAGEAATSKKKRRTPAWCDRILWHGDGIVQLSYIRGESRFSDHRPVCAVFRMEVGMLDSSLSKRLSTPNMKVGAEELLPPSNDYIS, from the exons ATGACCTTCAGAGATGACAGAAGAAAGAAG TCATTGCAGtcctttttcccaaaatactttGGGATGAGAGGGAATAAAGCATCAAGGAGAAATGAGCTCTCACTCAACCCCTCTG TTGATTTCCGAGAGTGCCCATCTGTCTCGACGACTGCCTCTCCTGCTCTCATGAAAGGCTTTTCTG ACACAGACTCTAATTCAAGGCTAGGGAGCATAAGTCGCAATGAATGCTCTTCACTATTACAAGACAATGTAGATACCCAGGCCCTCAG GATATTTGTTGCAACATGGAATGTCGGAGGAAAACCACCTCATAGTGGGCTGAACTTTAATGATTTTATTCCTGCTGATGATCATTCAGATATATATGTACTAGG TTTTCAGGAAATAGTCCCTCTGAATGCTGGAAATGTGCTTGTTATAGAAGATAATGAGCCAGCAGCGAAATGGCTTGCTCTCATCAACCAAGCATTGAACAGACCATCAGTGGATACTGACACGCTATCTCGATACACCGACTCCTCTTCTCAAGCTTCTAGTTTGAATGCTTCTGTTTCTAGAGATTTGAAGAACAGCAGGGATTCATTATTCTTCCAAAAGCAGTCGCTAAAGTCTGGAAGCAAAACTTTCATAACAGAGCAGGGAAGACGGCTAAAAACCTGCAACTGCCCCTCGGAAGTGGCAAGGACATACTACAGAGACTCTTGTTTCAGATGTCCCCAAGCTTATATTAGTGACGATGACTCCTCCGATGATGAAGAGGAGGTAACAAGCAGTTTTTCAGTTGCAGATACAGCTTCTGCAGTCTCTATTACAGATAGCCAACGACGGTATAGCCTCATAGCTAGCAAACAGATGGTAGGGATCTTTGTCACTGTTTGGGTTAGAAGAGAACTAGTCCAACATATAGGCCATCTCAGACTCTCTTGTGTTGGGCGTGGAATCATGGGCTATCTTGGTAACAAG GGGTGTATATCTGTGAGCATGTCTTTGCATCAGACaaccttttgttttgtttgcagtCACTTGGCTTCAGGGGACAAAGAAGGGGATGAGGTCAGGAGAAACTCTGATGTTACAGAGATATTGAAGAACACAAATTTCCGAAGGATTTGCAGAAGAGCTTGTCGAAGAAttcctcagaaaattcttgaaCATGA TCGGGTCATATGGTTGGGGGATTTGAACTACCGAATTGCCTTGAGCTACTCCGAGACCAGGATGCTTCTTGAAGATAATAACTGGGATGCTCTTCTTGAGAAGGATCAG ctgaaaattgaaagagaaGCAGGGCGAGTATTCAAGGGGTGGAAGGAGGGGAACATCTATTTTGCTCCAACATACAAATACTCTAATAATTCAGATGCATATGCTGGGGAGGCTGCAAcatcaaagaagaaaagaagaacacCAGCATG GTGCGATCGCATACTATGGCATGGTGATGGGATTGTGCAGTTGTCTTACATCCGTGGGGAGTCGAGATTTTCTGATCATCGCCCAGTATGTGCAGTTTTCAGAATGGAGGTAGGCATGCTTGACAGTAGTTTGAGCAAGCGTTTGTCCACCCCCAACATGAAAGTTGGTGCAGAAGAGCTCTTACCTCCAAGTAATGACTACATTTCCTAA
- the LOC103719740 gene encoding type I inositol polyphosphate 5-phosphatase 10 isoform X8, whose product MTFRDDRRKKSLQSFFPKYFGMRGNKASRRNELSLNPSAVDFRECPSVSTTASPALMKGFSDTDSNSRLGSISRNECSSLLQDNVDTQALRIFVATWNVGGKPPHSGLNFNDFIPADDHSDIYVLGFQEIVPLNAGNVLVIEDNEPAAKWLALINQALNRPSVDTDTLSRYTDSSSQASSLNASVSRDLKNSRDSLFFQKQSLKSGSKTFITEQGRRLKTCNCPSEVARTYYRDSCFRCPQAYISDDDSSDDEEEVTSSFSVADTASAVSITDSQRRYSLIASKQMVGIFVTVWVRRELVQHIGHLRLSCVGRGIMGYLGNKGCISVSMSLHQTTFCFVCSHLASGDKEGDEVRRNSDVTEILKNTNFRRICRRACRRIPQKILEHDRVIWLGDLNYRIALSYSETRMLLEDNNWDALLEKDQGEYSRGGRRGTSILLQHTNTLIIQMHMLGRLQHQRRKEEHQHGAIAYYGMVMGLCSCLTSVGSRDFLIIAQYVQFSEWR is encoded by the exons ATGACCTTCAGAGATGACAGAAGAAAGAAG TCATTGCAGtcctttttcccaaaatactttGGGATGAGAGGGAATAAAGCATCAAGGAGAAATGAGCTCTCACTCAACCCCTCTG CAGTTGATTTCCGAGAGTGCCCATCTGTCTCGACGACTGCCTCTCCTGCTCTCATGAAAGGCTTTTCTG ACACAGACTCTAATTCAAGGCTAGGGAGCATAAGTCGCAATGAATGCTCTTCACTATTACAAGACAATGTAGATACCCAGGCCCTCAG GATATTTGTTGCAACATGGAATGTCGGAGGAAAACCACCTCATAGTGGGCTGAACTTTAATGATTTTATTCCTGCTGATGATCATTCAGATATATATGTACTAGG TTTTCAGGAAATAGTCCCTCTGAATGCTGGAAATGTGCTTGTTATAGAAGATAATGAGCCAGCAGCGAAATGGCTTGCTCTCATCAACCAAGCATTGAACAGACCATCAGTGGATACTGACACGCTATCTCGATACACCGACTCCTCTTCTCAAGCTTCTAGTTTGAATGCTTCTGTTTCTAGAGATTTGAAGAACAGCAGGGATTCATTATTCTTCCAAAAGCAGTCGCTAAAGTCTGGAAGCAAAACTTTCATAACAGAGCAGGGAAGACGGCTAAAAACCTGCAACTGCCCCTCGGAAGTGGCAAGGACATACTACAGAGACTCTTGTTTCAGATGTCCCCAAGCTTATATTAGTGACGATGACTCCTCCGATGATGAAGAGGAGGTAACAAGCAGTTTTTCAGTTGCAGATACAGCTTCTGCAGTCTCTATTACAGATAGCCAACGACGGTATAGCCTCATAGCTAGCAAACAGATGGTAGGGATCTTTGTCACTGTTTGGGTTAGAAGAGAACTAGTCCAACATATAGGCCATCTCAGACTCTCTTGTGTTGGGCGTGGAATCATGGGCTATCTTGGTAACAAG GGGTGTATATCTGTGAGCATGTCTTTGCATCAGACaaccttttgttttgtttgcagtCACTTGGCTTCAGGGGACAAAGAAGGGGATGAGGTCAGGAGAAACTCTGATGTTACAGAGATATTGAAGAACACAAATTTCCGAAGGATTTGCAGAAGAGCTTGTCGAAGAAttcctcagaaaattcttgaaCATGA TCGGGTCATATGGTTGGGGGATTTGAACTACCGAATTGCCTTGAGCTACTCCGAGACCAGGATGCTTCTTGAAGATAATAACTGGGATGCTCTTCTTGAGAAGGATCAG GGCGAGTATTCAAGGGGTGGAAGGAGGGGAACATCTATTTTGCTCCAACATACAAATACTCTAATAATTCAGATGCATATGCTGGGGAGGCTGCAAcatcaaagaagaaaagaagaacacCAGCATG GTGCGATCGCATACTATGGCATGGTGATGGGATTGTGCAGTTGTCTTACATCCGTGGGGAGTCGAGATTTTCTGATCATCGCCCAGTATGTGCAGTTTTCAGAATGGAGGTAG
- the LOC103719740 gene encoding type I inositol polyphosphate 5-phosphatase 10 isoform X6, producing MTFRDDRRKKSLQSFFPKYFGMRGNKASRRNELSLNPSVDFRECPSVSTTASPALMKGFSDSNSRLGSISRNECSSLLQDNVDTQALRIFVATWNVGGKPPHSGLNFNDFIPADDHSDIYVLGFQEIVPLNAGNVLVIEDNEPAAKWLALINQALNRPSVDTDTLSRYTDSSSQASSLNASVSRDLKNSRDSLFFQKQSLKSGSKTFITEQGRRLKTCNCPSEVARTYYRDSCFRCPQAYISDDDSSDDEEEVTSSFSVADTASAVSITDSQRRYSLIASKQMVGIFVTVWVRRELVQHIGHLRLSCVGRGIMGYLGNKGCISVSMSLHQTTFCFVCSHLASGDKEGDEVRRNSDVTEILKNTNFRRICRRACRRIPQKILEHDRVIWLGDLNYRIALSYSETRMLLEDNNWDALLEKDQLKIEREAGRVFKGWKEGNIYFAPTYKYSNNSDAYAGEAATSKKKRRTPAWCDRILWHGDGIVQLSYIRGESRFSDHRPVCAVFRMEVGMLDSSLSKRLSTPNMKVGAEELLPPSNDYIS from the exons ATGACCTTCAGAGATGACAGAAGAAAGAAG TCATTGCAGtcctttttcccaaaatactttGGGATGAGAGGGAATAAAGCATCAAGGAGAAATGAGCTCTCACTCAACCCCTCTG TTGATTTCCGAGAGTGCCCATCTGTCTCGACGACTGCCTCTCCTGCTCTCATGAAAGGCTTTTCTG ACTCTAATTCAAGGCTAGGGAGCATAAGTCGCAATGAATGCTCTTCACTATTACAAGACAATGTAGATACCCAGGCCCTCAG GATATTTGTTGCAACATGGAATGTCGGAGGAAAACCACCTCATAGTGGGCTGAACTTTAATGATTTTATTCCTGCTGATGATCATTCAGATATATATGTACTAGG TTTTCAGGAAATAGTCCCTCTGAATGCTGGAAATGTGCTTGTTATAGAAGATAATGAGCCAGCAGCGAAATGGCTTGCTCTCATCAACCAAGCATTGAACAGACCATCAGTGGATACTGACACGCTATCTCGATACACCGACTCCTCTTCTCAAGCTTCTAGTTTGAATGCTTCTGTTTCTAGAGATTTGAAGAACAGCAGGGATTCATTATTCTTCCAAAAGCAGTCGCTAAAGTCTGGAAGCAAAACTTTCATAACAGAGCAGGGAAGACGGCTAAAAACCTGCAACTGCCCCTCGGAAGTGGCAAGGACATACTACAGAGACTCTTGTTTCAGATGTCCCCAAGCTTATATTAGTGACGATGACTCCTCCGATGATGAAGAGGAGGTAACAAGCAGTTTTTCAGTTGCAGATACAGCTTCTGCAGTCTCTATTACAGATAGCCAACGACGGTATAGCCTCATAGCTAGCAAACAGATGGTAGGGATCTTTGTCACTGTTTGGGTTAGAAGAGAACTAGTCCAACATATAGGCCATCTCAGACTCTCTTGTGTTGGGCGTGGAATCATGGGCTATCTTGGTAACAAG GGGTGTATATCTGTGAGCATGTCTTTGCATCAGACaaccttttgttttgtttgcagtCACTTGGCTTCAGGGGACAAAGAAGGGGATGAGGTCAGGAGAAACTCTGATGTTACAGAGATATTGAAGAACACAAATTTCCGAAGGATTTGCAGAAGAGCTTGTCGAAGAAttcctcagaaaattcttgaaCATGA TCGGGTCATATGGTTGGGGGATTTGAACTACCGAATTGCCTTGAGCTACTCCGAGACCAGGATGCTTCTTGAAGATAATAACTGGGATGCTCTTCTTGAGAAGGATCAG ctgaaaattgaaagagaaGCAGGGCGAGTATTCAAGGGGTGGAAGGAGGGGAACATCTATTTTGCTCCAACATACAAATACTCTAATAATTCAGATGCATATGCTGGGGAGGCTGCAAcatcaaagaagaaaagaagaacacCAGCATG GTGCGATCGCATACTATGGCATGGTGATGGGATTGTGCAGTTGTCTTACATCCGTGGGGAGTCGAGATTTTCTGATCATCGCCCAGTATGTGCAGTTTTCAGAATGGAGGTAGGCATGCTTGACAGTAGTTTGAGCAAGCGTTTGTCCACCCCCAACATGAAAGTTGGTGCAGAAGAGCTCTTACCTCCAAGTAATGACTACATTTCCTAA
- the LOC103719740 gene encoding type I inositol polyphosphate 5-phosphatase 10 isoform X7 — protein sequence MTFRDDRRKKSFFPKYFGMRGNKASRRNELSLNPSVDFRECPSVSTTASPALMKGFSDTDSNSRLGSISRNECSSLLQDNVDTQALRIFVATWNVGGKPPHSGLNFNDFIPADDHSDIYVLGFQEIVPLNAGNVLVIEDNEPAAKWLALINQALNRPSVDTDTLSRYTDSSSQASSLNASVSRDLKNSRDSLFFQKQSLKSGSKTFITEQGRRLKTCNCPSEVARTYYRDSCFRCPQAYISDDDSSDDEEEVTSSFSVADTASAVSITDSQRRYSLIASKQMVGIFVTVWVRRELVQHIGHLRLSCVGRGIMGYLGNKGCISVSMSLHQTTFCFVCSHLASGDKEGDEVRRNSDVTEILKNTNFRRICRRACRRIPQKILEHDRVIWLGDLNYRIALSYSETRMLLEDNNWDALLEKDQLKIEREAGRVFKGWKEGNIYFAPTYKYSNNSDAYAGEAATSKKKRRTPAWCDRILWHGDGIVQLSYIRGESRFSDHRPVCAVFRMEVGMLDSSLSKRLSTPNMKVGAEELLPPSNDYIS from the exons ATGACCTTCAGAGATGACAGAAGAAAGAAG tcctttttcccaaaatactttGGGATGAGAGGGAATAAAGCATCAAGGAGAAATGAGCTCTCACTCAACCCCTCTG TTGATTTCCGAGAGTGCCCATCTGTCTCGACGACTGCCTCTCCTGCTCTCATGAAAGGCTTTTCTG ACACAGACTCTAATTCAAGGCTAGGGAGCATAAGTCGCAATGAATGCTCTTCACTATTACAAGACAATGTAGATACCCAGGCCCTCAG GATATTTGTTGCAACATGGAATGTCGGAGGAAAACCACCTCATAGTGGGCTGAACTTTAATGATTTTATTCCTGCTGATGATCATTCAGATATATATGTACTAGG TTTTCAGGAAATAGTCCCTCTGAATGCTGGAAATGTGCTTGTTATAGAAGATAATGAGCCAGCAGCGAAATGGCTTGCTCTCATCAACCAAGCATTGAACAGACCATCAGTGGATACTGACACGCTATCTCGATACACCGACTCCTCTTCTCAAGCTTCTAGTTTGAATGCTTCTGTTTCTAGAGATTTGAAGAACAGCAGGGATTCATTATTCTTCCAAAAGCAGTCGCTAAAGTCTGGAAGCAAAACTTTCATAACAGAGCAGGGAAGACGGCTAAAAACCTGCAACTGCCCCTCGGAAGTGGCAAGGACATACTACAGAGACTCTTGTTTCAGATGTCCCCAAGCTTATATTAGTGACGATGACTCCTCCGATGATGAAGAGGAGGTAACAAGCAGTTTTTCAGTTGCAGATACAGCTTCTGCAGTCTCTATTACAGATAGCCAACGACGGTATAGCCTCATAGCTAGCAAACAGATGGTAGGGATCTTTGTCACTGTTTGGGTTAGAAGAGAACTAGTCCAACATATAGGCCATCTCAGACTCTCTTGTGTTGGGCGTGGAATCATGGGCTATCTTGGTAACAAG GGGTGTATATCTGTGAGCATGTCTTTGCATCAGACaaccttttgttttgtttgcagtCACTTGGCTTCAGGGGACAAAGAAGGGGATGAGGTCAGGAGAAACTCTGATGTTACAGAGATATTGAAGAACACAAATTTCCGAAGGATTTGCAGAAGAGCTTGTCGAAGAAttcctcagaaaattcttgaaCATGA TCGGGTCATATGGTTGGGGGATTTGAACTACCGAATTGCCTTGAGCTACTCCGAGACCAGGATGCTTCTTGAAGATAATAACTGGGATGCTCTTCTTGAGAAGGATCAG ctgaaaattgaaagagaaGCAGGGCGAGTATTCAAGGGGTGGAAGGAGGGGAACATCTATTTTGCTCCAACATACAAATACTCTAATAATTCAGATGCATATGCTGGGGAGGCTGCAAcatcaaagaagaaaagaagaacacCAGCATG GTGCGATCGCATACTATGGCATGGTGATGGGATTGTGCAGTTGTCTTACATCCGTGGGGAGTCGAGATTTTCTGATCATCGCCCAGTATGTGCAGTTTTCAGAATGGAGGTAGGCATGCTTGACAGTAGTTTGAGCAAGCGTTTGTCCACCCCCAACATGAAAGTTGGTGCAGAAGAGCTCTTACCTCCAAGTAATGACTACATTTCCTAA